AAGCTCGTGCCGCCCGACAAGCGCGAAAAGGCCTGGGACGCGTATCAGAAGCTCTCGGAAGAACAGAAGAAAAAGCTCGCCGCAAGCGAGCGAGGCCGCCGCCCGACCGTGGTCAGCGCCCCGCCGACCGGCAAGGCCGAAGTGAAGGACATCAACCGTCTCGTCGCGGCGCGCGAGCAGGGCCATGCGGCTTCGCACGCGGAAGCCGGGCCGGGCGCGGGCGCGCCGGCATCGGGCACGCCGTTGCAGCCTGCCGTGCCGAACGCCGCGAGCATCGTCCCGGCCACGCCGATTCCCGTTTCGCCGCAGCAGGCGCCTTCGATGTACAACGGTTCGTGATCGCGCGATGAGCGTCTCCGCCACCGCGACCATCCCGCCGCTTCGCGCGCCCAGCCTGCGCCGGCGCCTCTCCACGATGGTCTACGAAGGCGTCATCCTGTTCGGCGTCGTGTTCATCGCCGGGTATCTCTTCAGCACACTCACCCAGCAGCGCAGCGGCCTCACGCATCACGACTGGCTGATGTCGTGGATCGGTCTCGTGCTGGCGGCGTATTTCGTGTGGTTCTGGACGCACGGCGGCCAGACGTTGCCGATGAAAACCTGGCGCCTGAAAGTCGTCGATGCGCGCGGCGAGCCGCTCACCGTCGGCCGGGCGCTAGCGCGCTATGTGCTCGCGTGGCTATGGTTCCTGCCGCCGCTCGCGCTGCACCCGCTGCTTTCGCTGGCGGTGCCGCAGACGCTGATCGTGCTCCCCGTTTGGATCGCGCTGTGGGCGGCAGCCGTCTGGCTCGATCCCGCCCGCCAGTTCCTGCACGACCGCCTCGCCGGCACGCGCATCGTCGCGGCGTAGCTGGAACTCTCGTCGGCTTCACGCGTAATAAGAACTTCTCGTGACTGTCACGGCTCGGTCACGGCCGCACGGCGTAATGCGCATACCAAAACTCGATGCGCGAGCCAATGGCCCTCCACCCGACAGTCACGCCGGCATTCGATCCCTCCACCGCTTACCGTTTTCGCAGTTCCGGCTTGCGCGTCGATCCGTCGGCGCTTGTGCCCGAGTCACTCGAGACGGCGCCCCCCGTCGCCGATAACGAATCGGCGGACGGAACGCATCGTTATCGCACGATCTGGCTCTCGGATATCCACTTAGGCTCCGGCGGCTGTCAGGCCGCCTATCTGCTCGACTTCCTGCGGCATCACGAATCGGAATATCTGTATCTCGTCGGCGACATCATCGACGGATGGCAGCTTCGCAAAGGCTGGTTCTGGCCGCAGGCGCACAACGACGTCGTGCAGAAAATCCTGCGCAAGGCGCGCAAGGGCACGCAAGTCGTCTATATCCCCGGCAATCACGACGAAGCCGCGCGCCAGTTCTGCGATCTCGCGTTCGGCGACATTCACGTGCGCGGCGAGGCGTTTCACACGACGCTCGCGGGCAAGCGCTTGTGGATCGTCCACGGCGATCTCTTCGACGGCGTCATTCAGCACGCCAAATGGCTCGCCTATCTCGGCGACACCGCGTACACCGCGATCTTGCTGCTCAACCGCTGGTTCAATCGCGTGCGCACGAAGCTCGGCCTCAATTACTGGTCGCTCTCGCAGTACCTGAAGCATCAGGTCAAGAACGCGGTCAATTTCATCTCGCAGTTCGAGCGCGTGATGACCGATGAAGCGCGCCGCCGCGGCTGCGACGGCGTCGTGTGCGGGCACATCCACAAGGCCGAGATTCGCGATATCGACGGCATCCTGTATTGCAACGACGGCGACTGGGTAGAGAGTCTCTCCGCGCTCGTCGAGACCTACGACGGCGAGCTGAAGGTCGTCTACTGGACCGTCATGCGCGCGCCCGGACAGCCGGCCGCGAAAGCCCGCGCGACGGTGTGAACGCATCCATCAGGCCACACGAGGAACCGCAATGAAGATCATGATCGTGACCGATGCATGGGAGCCGCAAGTCAACGGCGTCGTGCGCACACTCAAGAATACGAGCAAGGAACTGACGGCGCTCGGGCATCGCGTGGATATGCTCACGCCGCTCGAATTCAGGACGATTCCCTGCCCGACCTATCCCGAGATTCGCCTGTCGCTGATGGCGGGCCGTCATGTCGCCGAGCGCATCGACGCGTTCGATCCCGATGCGCTGCACATCGCGACGGAAGGCCCGCTCGGCCTCGCCGCCCGCGCGTACGCGCTGCGTCACAAGCTGCCGTACACCACCGCCTATCACACGCGCTTTCCCGAATACGTGAAGGCGCGTTTCGGCATTCCGCTCGCGATGACGTATCGCTTTCTGCGCTGGTTCCACGGACCGTCGCAGGCGGTGATGGCGCCGACGCCCGTGGTCAAGAAAGATCTGGAGGCCTATGGATTCACGAACGTCGTGCTGTGGACGCGCGGCGTCGATCTCGACATCTTCCATCCGATGGACTCGAAGGTGCTCAACACCGCGCGGCCGATCTTTCTGTACGTCGGGCGCGTGGCGATCGAGAAGAACGTCGAAGCGTTTCTGAAACTCGATCTGCCCGGCTCGAAATGGGTCGCGGGCGAAGGCCCGGCGCTCGCCGAGCTGAAATCTCGCTACACGAACGTCAACTATCTCGGCGTGCTGTCGCAGCCGGAACTCGCGAAGGTGTACGCCGCCGCCGATGTCTTCGTGTTTCCGAGCCGCACCGATACGTTCGGCCTCGTGCTGCGGGAAGCGATGGCCTGCGGCACGCCGATCGCGGCGTATCCGGTCACGGGCCCGATCGACGTGCTCGGCGAACACGGACCCGGCGCGCTCGACGACGACCTGCGCGAGGCGTGCCTTCAGGCGCTGAAGATCGACCGTGCCGACGCGCGCGCCTGGGCCGAACGCTTCTCTTGGCGCGCGGCGTCGGAGCAGTTCGCGTCGCATTTGCGGCAGTTCGAGCCGCGCGCGCCGCGCGCCGACCGGGCGCCCGCATGACGCGTCGCCCGTTGGCGGAGGAACGCGCCGAAGCGAACGCCCGCGCGGCGGCGGGCCGCATCATGGACCCGTTCGACGACGACACCGACGCCAGCGCGGATACGCTCGATTCGCACGCTCAGGCAACCGAGCCGCTCGGCACCGACGACCTCCCCTTCAATCCGTACAAGCGCAATCGCGGCTTCACGCGCGCCTGGCACGCGATGAAGAACTCGATCGCAGGTTTTCGCATCGCGATTCGCGAGGAAAGCGCCTTCCGGCAGGAACTGACGCTCGCGGCAATCCTTTTGCCGTGCAGCCTTTTCGTGCCGGTGGCGCCTGTCGAGCGCGCCGCGCTAATCGGCTCCGTGCTGCTGGTGCTCATCGTCGAACTGTTGAATTCGAGCGTCGAGGCGGCGATCGACCGCATCTCGCTCGAACGCCACGAACTCTCGAAGCGCGCGAAGGACTTCGGCAGCGCCGCCGTGATGGTCGCGCTCGCGGTATGCGTGCTCACGTGGGCCATGATTCTGTGGCCGCACGCGCCCGCCGCGGCTGCGTGGCTCGGGCGACTTCTGGCTTGAGCGCGCCGTATCTCGTAAAGTCGTCGCCGGGTCAGCGAGGCCGCGTCCGGAACGGAGAACGAGCGGTTTATAATCGTCCGATATTCTCAAAAATAGCAACGGAACCGGACGCGGGCATGCTTGCACGAGGCCGCCGCAACCGGATGCCAAGGTCGGACGACATGGAAGCGAAACCTCCCCGCCGTACCCGCGAACGGATTCTCGAGCTGTCGCTGAAGTTGTTCAACGATATCGGCGAGCCCAACGTCACCACGACGACCATCGCCGAGGAGATGGAAATCAGTCCAGGCAATCTGTACTACCATTTCCGCAACAAGGACGACATCATCAACAGCATCTTCGCGCAGTTCGAGCAGCAGATTCAGAAGCGCCTGCGCTTTCCGGACGATCACCGGCCGACCATCGACGAGATGTGGTCCTATCTGCAGTACATGGCCGATTTTCTCTGGACGTATCGCTTTCTCTACCGCGACCTGAACGACCTTCTCGCGCGCAACCGCACGCTGGAAACGCACTTCAAGCAGATCATCACGCACAAGGTGCGCTTCGCGCAGCAGTTGTGCGAGGCGCTCGTCGCCGATCAGGAAATGGTCGCGACGCCCGCCGAGATCGAGGTCATCGCGACGAACATCGGCGTGATCGCGACCTACTGGCTCTCGTATCAGTACGTGATGAACCCGCGCAAGTACAACGATCAGGAAGCGATTCGCGCGGAGCTTCATCAGGTGAGCGTGCACATCATCTCGATCATGGCGCCGTATCTGCGCGGCCGCTCGCGCCAGCTTTTCGACGATCTGGTGTCCGGTAAGATGCCCAAGCGCGAATATGCGGACTTCCTGCCGCCGCGCGACGATGCCGCCAGCGCATCGAAGAACGAAACACCGAAGGATTCCCGATAATGAAGGCAGTGTGTGTGTATTGCGGCTCCGCCTCCGGAGCCCGCCCCGTCTATGCAGAAGCCGCGCGCGCGTTCGGCCGCGCCCTCGTCGAGGCGAACTTGTCGCTCGTGTATGGCGGCGGCCGCGTCGGGCTGATGGGCCTGATCGCCGATGAAGTGCTCGCCGCCGGCGGACGCGCGGTCGGCGTAATTCCCGAACTGCTGCTCGCGAAGGAAGTCGGCCATACCGATCTCACGGAACTGCACGTCGTGCCCGACATGCACGAGCGCAAGAAGAAGATGGCCGATCTCGCCGATGCCTTCGTCGCGATGCCCGGGGGCGTCGGCACGTACGAAGAGTTCTTCGAGGTGTACACGTGGGCGCAGCTCGGCTATCACCAGAAGCCCGTCGGCCTGCTGGACATCAACGGCTATTTCGACCCGCTTCTGTCGATGCTGCGTCATACCATCGACGAAGGCTTCATGCGCAAGCCGTATCTGGACATGATTCAGGTGGCCGCCGAGCCGAACGAGATGATCGCGAAGCTCGCGGCCTACACGCCGCCCGCGAACGACAAGTGGTCCGAGAAACGCAACGCAGTCTAAGGAGAATCGAGCGATGTCCAAAGTCATCCTGATCACCGGCGCGAGCCGCGGCATCGGCCGGTCGGCTGCCATTCTCGCGGGCGCGCGCGGCTGGTCGGTCGGCGTGAACTACGCGTCGAACGCGCAGGCCGCCGAAGAAACCGTCGCGGCGGTGCGCGCGGCGGGCGGCAAGGCCATCGCGATTGCCGGCGACGTGCGCGACGAAGCGGCGATCATCGCCATGTTCGACGCCACCGAACAAGCCTTCGGCAAGCTCGACGGCGTGGTGAACAACGCGGGCATCGTCGCGCCGGGGGCGCCTCTGGCCGACATGGACATCGAGCGGCTCAAGCGCATTTTCGACACCAACGTGCTCGGCGCGTATCTGTGCGCCCGCGAGGCGGCGCGGCGTCTGTCGCGCTCGCGCGGCGGCCACGGCGGCTCGCTCGTGAACGTGTCGTCGGCGGCGGCGCGGCTCGGGTCGCCGAACGAATACGTGGACTACGCGGGCTCCAAAGGCGCGGTCGACGCGATGACCATCGGGCTTTCCAAGGAGCTCGGCCCGGAAGGCGTGCGCGTCAACGCCATCCGCCCCGGCCTCATCGAAACCGAGATCCACGCGAGCGGCGGCAAGCCGGACCGCGCGCACGTGCTCGGTGTGCACACGCCGCTCGGACGCCCCGGCACGGCGGACGAAGTCGGAGAGTCGATCGTCTGGCTGCTCTCGGACGCGTCGTCGTATGTGACCGGCGCGATTCTGGACGTGACGGGCGGACGTTAAGTTTGCGCCCCGCGCATCACAGGTCTTCGGGCGCGAAGCGAAGTTCATAGCCGCGCGCTTCGAGCATGCGCGCGATATCCATTTCCCGAAACGCGCGCTCGGCGATGCTGCGCTTGGTCCGATACTGAATGACTGGCGGATCGATGCCGATGAGCCGCCGCCATTTGCAGTGCTGCCCGAAGAGCGACATCATGTCGACGTCGCGATGCGCCGCCCCGGCGTGTTCGATCCCGAAGCGCAGACACATCTCGACCGGCGCGAACCGCAGGCCGACGGCTTCCAGTTCGGGCCGCAGCACGCACGTGAGTTGCACGTCCTCGTTGAGCGCGCAGTTCGTCCATTCGACCTTGAGCGGATCGCCGCCGATCTTGTCGGGCGCGGGAATCGTCATCCGGATCTCGGGATGGTCGATGAGCGCGCGCATCATGCGCCGGCTGCGCAAGCAAAAGCCGCCGTTGATGACCGGCATCACCGTCTGCGCAGGCTTGCCGAGTTCGGCGCTCCACGCGTAGTGCGTGACCCAGCGCGTGCCTTCGCTGGTATCGATACGTCCGACGTGCGCCATCGGGCCGACGTAATCGTATTCGAGAAAATCGTCGGTCCAGTTCGCGGTGTCGAGCACCCAGCCGTCATCCTGGACGATCAGCGCGAACTCGGTCTCCACGACGCGCCACAGCGCGTACATCATGAACCACGAGTATTCCTGATAATTGAGCGGCGCGATCTTGCGATGCTCGATGCCGGCCGGCAGACTCGCGGGCGCCTGCGGGCTGCACAGCACGGCACGCGCGCCAGGCATCTGGCGCAGGCTCAGCGTGAGCGCATAGACGGCGCGCGTCGCGTCGGGCAGCCCTGTCACGGAAACCAGTGTGATCTTGCTGAAGTCTTTCATCGCGTTCCCGCAAAAGCAAAGCGATGAAAATAAGTCGGCGCGCGGCGCGCGGCTATCGACGGAGTTCTAGAAACCGCCGTGCTCGGCGAGCCACGCTTCTTCGGCGGGCAGCGTCTCGCGTCCGAGTATCCTGTTCCGATGCGGAAAGCGCCCGAATCGTTCGATGACTTCCGCGTGTCTCAACGCGGAGTCGTAGAAGCTCGCGACGCCCGTGTCGTCGCGCAGTTTTGCAAAGAGGCGCACGGATTGGCGCTGGCTGGCGAGCGTTTCGTCGTGCTCGAACGGCGTGTACACGAACGCGCGATGACAGGCGCTCGGCATCCGCAAATCGTCGCCCTGCCCGACCAGCTTCTTCGCGACCGCGAGCGCCCGCGCGTCGCCGGCGAAGGCGCGCGGCTTGTTGCGATAACAATTGCGCGAGAACTGATCCAGCACCACGATCAGCGCGAGCGCGCAAAGCGGCTCGCGTTCCCACGCTTCCAGGCCGCCCGCCTGCGCTTCGTCGAGCAGAGCGCCGAAGCGTTCGGTCAGCATGGCGTCGAACGCGCGCTTCTTGGTCCACCACTGCCTGCGCTCGGTGCCAAATTCCGGCGAGCCCGGCGCGCCGAACCAGAAGTCCAGCACGTCCTGCGCGCGCGGATCCGTGGTCAAGCGAGCTCCAACACGAGCCGCCGCGTGCGCGCGCTCTTCTTTTCCAGCTTGGCGATGCGCAGCGTGCCGATTTCGCCGGTATTGCGCACATGCGTGCCGCCGCACGGCTGCAAGTCCACGTTCTCGATGCGCAGAAGCCGCACGCGGCCGAGGCCCATCGGCGGCTTCACGCTCATCGTGCGGACCAGCTCGGGGCGCGCGGACATTTCGTCGTCGGTGATCCATTCGGTGCGCACGTCGTGCGAACCGCCGACGAGTTCGCGCAGCTTCGCTTCCACTGCTTCGCGCTCGATCGGCTCGACGGTCGCGAGATCGAGCCGCGCGTAATCGGTCGTGATGCTGCAACCATCGACCGGATACGGCAGCACCGCGCAGATCAGGTGGCTCGCCGTGTGCAGCCGCATATGCCGGTACCGCCGCTCCCAGTCGATTTCCGCGCTCACGGCGTCGCACACCTTGAGCTTCGCGAGCGCGTCTTCCTGACCGGGCGCGGGCACGTGCACGGCATCGTCGGGCGTCGCGCCTTCGAACTTGGCCTTGCGCGTATCCGCGATGGCGATGACCGTGCCGTCCGCGAGCGTCAGCGTTCCGGCATCGCCCGCCTGCCCGCCGCCGAGCGGATAGAACACGGTCTGGTCCAGATGGATGCCCGCCTCGTCGATGGCGGTGACGGTCGCATCGCAGCGTCGTTGATAAGCGTCCTCGCGAAAGAGCGCGCGTGTAGTCATGACTTCGTGTCCTCGAAAACCTTGCGTGATCGCAGATGATGCCGCAAACCGGCGCGGCCTCGCCCGGTACACAGCGGGGCGAATCAGCCGGGACGGTTGCGCATCCAGTCGGCGGTATTGAAGAACGAGGTGAGCAGGCGCTCGCGCAGCGGCTCGGCGAGGCCGATGTCCTCCATCGCCCAGGCCATGCAGCGCAGCCATTGATCGCGCTCGCTCGACGCGATGGCGAACGGCAGATGCCGCGCCCGCAGCCGCGGATGCCCGAAGCGGCTGATGTAGTGATCCGGCCCGCCCATCCAGCCGCACAGGAACCAGAAGGTCTTGTCGCGCGAATTGTCGAGCGTCGGCGGATGCAGCGCGCGAATGCCCGCGAACTCGGGCTCCAGGTCCATCAAATCGTAGAAACGGTCGACGAGCGCGCGCACGCGCTCCTCGCCGCCGATCAGTTCGAACGCGGTCGGCGCTGCTTGTTGATTGGTCGCTTCGTCTTCGGAAGCCGGTTGATTCACTTCGCTCATTGCTTTGCTTTGACTGAAAACTACGCGTCCCGCAGCGACTGCAGCGCCGGTCGCGCCAGCACGCGCCGCAGGCTGAGCCAGCCGCCGAGCCCCGCGCACGCGATGCCCGCGACGACGCCCGCCGGCACGAGCCACGGATTGCAATCGATATGAAACTCGAACACGCGCGACGCGAGCACGTAGCCGATGCCCTGCGCGCCGAGCGCGGCCATGAGCCCCGACAACGCGCCGACTGCGACGAACTCCGCGACCTGCACCGAGCGCACTTGCCGGTGCGACGCGCCGAGCGCGCGCAACAACGCCGACTCGCGCATGCGCTCGTCGCGCGTGCCGGCAAGCGCCGCGTACAGCACGAGCACGCCCGCCGCGAGCGTGAAGATGAAAAGGAACTGCACCGCGCCGATCACCTGCGCGAGCGTGCGCTGGATCTGCGCGAGAATCGGCGCGGTGTCGATGGCCGTGACGTTCGGGTACGCGGCGATCAGGCCGTCGATCATGCGCTGGTCGTTCGCGGGCAGATGGAAGCTCGTGATGAACGTCGCGGGCAAGTCCGCGAGCGCCTCGGGCGGCATCAGCACGAAGAAGTTCACCTTGAACGAATTCCAGTCCACCTTGCGCAGACTTGTGACGGGCGCTTCCACCGGCAGGCCCGCCACGTCGAAACGCAGCATGTCGCCCATCTTCACGCGGATCGTCTTCGCGATGCCCTCTTCCATCGACACCTGCGGCTTGCCGCTCGTGCCGTACCACGCGCCCTGCGTCACGCGGTTGTCGTCGGGCAGCGCGGTCGTGTAGGAGAGGTTGAACTCGCGGTCCACCAGCCGCTTCGCGTCCGGCTTGTCGTAGCTGTCCGGATTCACCGCTTTGCCGTTGATCGCGACGAGGC
The Caballeronia sp. M1242 DNA segment above includes these coding regions:
- a CDS encoding RDD family protein, whose protein sequence is MSVSATATIPPLRAPSLRRRLSTMVYEGVILFGVVFIAGYLFSTLTQQRSGLTHHDWLMSWIGLVLAAYFVWFWTHGGQTLPMKTWRLKVVDARGEPLTVGRALARYVLAWLWFLPPLALHPLLSLAVPQTLIVLPVWIALWAAAVWLDPARQFLHDRLAGTRIVAA
- a CDS encoding glycosyltransferase family 1 protein, whose product is MKIMIVTDAWEPQVNGVVRTLKNTSKELTALGHRVDMLTPLEFRTIPCPTYPEIRLSLMAGRHVAERIDAFDPDALHIATEGPLGLAARAYALRHKLPYTTAYHTRFPEYVKARFGIPLAMTYRFLRWFHGPSQAVMAPTPVVKKDLEAYGFTNVVLWTRGVDLDIFHPMDSKVLNTARPIFLYVGRVAIEKNVEAFLKLDLPGSKWVAGEGPALAELKSRYTNVNYLGVLSQPELAKVYAAADVFVFPSRTDTFGLVLREAMACGTPIAAYPVTGPIDVLGEHGPGALDDDLREACLQALKIDRADARAWAERFSWRAASEQFASHLRQFEPRAPRADRAPA
- a CDS encoding diacylglycerol kinase; its protein translation is MTRRPLAEERAEANARAAAGRIMDPFDDDTDASADTLDSHAQATEPLGTDDLPFNPYKRNRGFTRAWHAMKNSIAGFRIAIREESAFRQELTLAAILLPCSLFVPVAPVERAALIGSVLLVLIVELLNSSVEAAIDRISLERHELSKRAKDFGSAAVMVALAVCVLTWAMILWPHAPAAAAWLGRLLA
- a CDS encoding TetR/AcrR family transcriptional regulator, yielding MEAKPPRRTRERILELSLKLFNDIGEPNVTTTTIAEEMEISPGNLYYHFRNKDDIINSIFAQFEQQIQKRLRFPDDHRPTIDEMWSYLQYMADFLWTYRFLYRDLNDLLARNRTLETHFKQIITHKVRFAQQLCEALVADQEMVATPAEIEVIATNIGVIATYWLSYQYVMNPRKYNDQEAIRAELHQVSVHIISIMAPYLRGRSRQLFDDLVSGKMPKREYADFLPPRDDAASASKNETPKDSR
- a CDS encoding TIGR00730 family Rossman fold protein; the protein is MKAVCVYCGSASGARPVYAEAARAFGRALVEANLSLVYGGGRVGLMGLIADEVLAAGGRAVGVIPELLLAKEVGHTDLTELHVVPDMHERKKKMADLADAFVAMPGGVGTYEEFFEVYTWAQLGYHQKPVGLLDINGYFDPLLSMLRHTIDEGFMRKPYLDMIQVAAEPNEMIAKLAAYTPPANDKWSEKRNAV
- a CDS encoding SDR family oxidoreductase, coding for MSKVILITGASRGIGRSAAILAGARGWSVGVNYASNAQAAEETVAAVRAAGGKAIAIAGDVRDEAAIIAMFDATEQAFGKLDGVVNNAGIVAPGAPLADMDIERLKRIFDTNVLGAYLCAREAARRLSRSRGGHGGSLVNVSSAAARLGSPNEYVDYAGSKGAVDAMTIGLSKELGPEGVRVNAIRPGLIETEIHASGGKPDRAHVLGVHTPLGRPGTADEVGESIVWLLSDASSYVTGAILDVTGGR
- a CDS encoding DUF5672 family protein, with the protein product MKDFSKITLVSVTGLPDATRAVYALTLSLRQMPGARAVLCSPQAPASLPAGIEHRKIAPLNYQEYSWFMMYALWRVVETEFALIVQDDGWVLDTANWTDDFLEYDYVGPMAHVGRIDTSEGTRWVTHYAWSAELGKPAQTVMPVINGGFCLRSRRMMRALIDHPEIRMTIPAPDKIGGDPLKVEWTNCALNEDVQLTCVLRPELEAVGLRFAPVEMCLRFGIEHAGAAHRDVDMMSLFGQHCKWRRLIGIDPPVIQYRTKRSIAERAFREMDIARMLEARGYELRFAPEDL
- a CDS encoding DUF924 family protein, with amino-acid sequence MTTDPRAQDVLDFWFGAPGSPEFGTERRQWWTKKRAFDAMLTERFGALLDEAQAGGLEAWEREPLCALALIVVLDQFSRNCYRNKPRAFAGDARALAVAKKLVGQGDDLRMPSACHRAFVYTPFEHDETLASQRQSVRLFAKLRDDTGVASFYDSALRHAEVIERFGRFPHRNRILGRETLPAEEAWLAEHGGF
- a CDS encoding alanyl-tRNA editing protein, encoding MTTRALFREDAYQRRCDATVTAIDEAGIHLDQTVFYPLGGGQAGDAGTLTLADGTVIAIADTRKAKFEGATPDDAVHVPAPGQEDALAKLKVCDAVSAEIDWERRYRHMRLHTASHLICAVLPYPVDGCSITTDYARLDLATVEPIEREAVEAKLRELVGGSHDVRTEWITDDEMSARPELVRTMSVKPPMGLGRVRLLRIENVDLQPCGGTHVRNTGEIGTLRIAKLEKKSARTRRLVLELA
- a CDS encoding group II truncated hemoglobin, whose protein sequence is MSEVNQPASEDEATNQQAAPTAFELIGGEERVRALVDRFYDLMDLEPEFAGIRALHPPTLDNSRDKTFWFLCGWMGGPDHYISRFGHPRLRARHLPFAIASSERDQWLRCMAWAMEDIGLAEPLRERLLTSFFNTADWMRNRPG